From Pseudomonadota bacterium:
TAAAGAATCAAATATAAAAAGCGATTCCATACATAAAGGCGTTTTTTATTACGAAGAAAATCAGGAAATCAAAACAGGTAAAACATAAGCCATGGATATTGCAACCATAATAGGAATTGTCGCCGGAGCAGGGTTAATTATTGCAGCTATCTTGATGGGCAGCGGTTTAGGCACCTTTATTGATGTTCCATCAGTTCTCGTCGTTATTGGCGGCTCGGTTGCCGCCATGCTGATTGCCTTCCCTCTTGATCGGGTCATCGGCTCAATCAAAATCGCCCTGAAAGCATTTTTCAGCCCGAA
This genomic window contains:
- a CDS encoding motility protein A (Homolog of MotA, appears to be involved in motility on surfaces and under different ionic conditions. With MotS (a MotB homolog) forms the ion channels that couple flagellar rotation to proton/sodium motive force across the membrane and forms the stator elements of the rotary flagellar machine.), which produces MDIATIIGIVAGAGLIIAAILMGSGLGTFIDVPSVLVVIGGSVAAMLIAFPLDRVIGSIKIALKAFFSP